From Alcaligenes faecalis, the proteins below share one genomic window:
- a CDS encoding TonB-dependent siderophore receptor gives MNRTAFLPRLRPVLLALMLASTSAPALAQDNPVPIHIPAQPLSEALLKLAEQTQLQVFFSPSLVQGLSTTPIQGRMRPEEALRSLLQSSGLEYRRENNTITLSRPNTDATMLDPVRVVGRRLPVTEGSQTYASHGATTTATRLNMTLRETPQTVSVMTRQRIEDQSLDNIGSVLQQTPGISIQHIGSDRYTIYSRGYAIDNYQLDGLSTLSDIVSQNIPQGLADMAIYDRVEVLRGASGLLTGAGDPSGVVNMVRKRPTADFQGHAEVGYGSWDQMRAQVDLSGPLLNSGRLRGRLVGAHQEGNSYMDYFKTKKDIVYGVLEADITDTTLVALGLDYQKNDPRGSTGSGLPLFYNTGEQIDYDVHTSPGARWSSNTMEVTNSFLKLDQQLPNDWALALSLNHMEGRRSGQRADASWGYPDPVTGKGVKLYGGVSSAKQRQTSFDVNVKGPFQLFGREHELVLGFNSSKYDNFHEPMRYAGIEGTAVNNMFEWDNDPARPNISGEKLFDYDLSVKQYGGYTALRLKPSDNLAVILGTRISNYRYSLSQQYPDPALARNNSLKTMHEDNVFTPYAGIVYDLNEEHSIYASYTSIFKPQSYRDRSGNFLDPRKGDNYEIGLKSEMLDGRVNSSIALYEIRQDNLAVADSGFIVPGTEREAAYTAVKGAKTQGLDMEVTGELLDGWNMAFSYTYSQTKDAQGERIKTLVPRHMAKLWTTYRLPGSWNRLTIGGGVNWQSQIHFTATPWDLGKTVTGEQSSYAVVNLMGRYDFSKQLTATLNVNNLFNRKYLSALDQTFYTGYYGAPRNAMLNLRYSF, from the coding sequence GTGAACCGAACCGCTTTTCTACCCCGCCTGCGTCCCGTCCTGCTCGCTTTGATGCTGGCCAGTACCAGCGCCCCTGCCCTGGCTCAGGACAATCCTGTTCCTATCCACATTCCTGCCCAGCCCTTGTCCGAAGCCCTGCTGAAACTGGCCGAGCAAACCCAGCTACAGGTGTTTTTCTCGCCCTCGCTGGTGCAAGGTCTGAGCACGACGCCCATTCAGGGCCGCATGCGCCCGGAAGAGGCCCTGCGCAGCCTGCTGCAAAGTTCTGGCCTGGAGTACCGGCGCGAGAACAACACCATCACCCTGTCGCGCCCCAATACGGACGCCACCATGCTGGACCCGGTGCGTGTCGTGGGCCGTCGCCTGCCCGTGACAGAAGGCAGCCAGACCTATGCCAGCCACGGCGCTACCACCACGGCCACCAGGCTGAACATGACGCTACGCGAAACACCACAAACTGTCAGTGTCATGACTCGCCAGCGCATTGAAGACCAGTCACTGGACAATATCGGCAGCGTGCTGCAACAAACGCCCGGTATTTCCATCCAGCACATAGGCAGCGACCGCTACACCATCTACTCGCGTGGCTATGCTATCGACAACTATCAGTTGGACGGCCTGTCCACCTTGTCCGATATCGTCAGCCAGAACATTCCCCAGGGGCTGGCGGATATGGCGATTTATGACCGGGTGGAAGTGCTGCGTGGTGCCTCTGGTCTATTGACCGGCGCAGGCGACCCATCTGGCGTTGTGAACATGGTGCGCAAGCGCCCTACAGCAGACTTCCAGGGCCATGCCGAAGTGGGCTATGGCTCCTGGGATCAGATGCGGGCACAGGTCGATTTGAGCGGGCCTTTGCTCAACAGCGGCCGCTTGCGTGGCCGTCTGGTGGGAGCACATCAGGAAGGCAATAGCTACATGGACTACTTCAAGACCAAGAAAGATATTGTCTACGGCGTTCTGGAAGCGGATATTACGGACACCACTTTGGTGGCCTTGGGCCTGGATTATCAAAAGAACGATCCGCGTGGCTCCACCGGCTCGGGCCTGCCTCTGTTCTACAACACGGGCGAGCAGATCGATTACGACGTACACACCAGCCCCGGCGCACGCTGGAGCTCCAACACCATGGAGGTGACGAACAGCTTCCTGAAGCTGGACCAGCAACTGCCTAACGATTGGGCTTTGGCACTGTCTTTGAACCATATGGAAGGCCGACGCAGCGGTCAGCGTGCCGATGCCTCCTGGGGTTACCCAGACCCGGTCACCGGCAAAGGCGTGAAGCTGTATGGCGGTGTCTCCAGCGCCAAGCAACGTCAAACCAGCTTTGATGTGAATGTGAAAGGCCCGTTCCAGCTCTTCGGACGCGAGCATGAGCTGGTGCTGGGTTTTAACTCGTCCAAGTACGACAACTTCCACGAACCTATGCGCTATGCCGGTATTGAAGGCACCGCCGTGAACAATATGTTCGAGTGGGACAACGATCCTGCCCGCCCGAACATCTCCGGCGAGAAACTGTTTGACTACGATTTGTCCGTCAAGCAATACGGCGGCTATACCGCGCTGCGCTTGAAGCCCAGCGACAATCTGGCCGTGATTCTGGGCACCCGCATCAGCAACTATCGCTACAGCCTGTCCCAGCAGTATCCCGACCCAGCATTGGCCAGGAATAACAGCCTGAAAACCATGCACGAAGACAATGTCTTCACCCCCTATGCAGGCATTGTGTATGACCTGAATGAAGAGCATTCGATCTACGCCAGCTACACCAGCATCTTCAAACCACAAAGCTATCGTGACCGCAGCGGCAACTTTCTGGACCCGCGCAAAGGCGATAACTACGAAATCGGCCTGAAAAGCGAGATGCTGGACGGTCGCGTGAACAGCAGCATTGCGCTGTACGAAATCCGCCAGGACAATCTGGCTGTGGCCGACAGTGGCTTTATCGTGCCGGGCACCGAGCGCGAAGCGGCTTACACCGCTGTCAAAGGCGCCAAAACGCAGGGCCTGGATATGGAAGTGACGGGCGAGCTGCTCGATGGCTGGAACATGGCCTTTAGCTACACCTACAGCCAGACCAAAGACGCCCAGGGCGAGCGCATCAAAACCCTGGTGCCACGCCATATGGCCAAGCTGTGGACCACCTACCGCCTGCCCGGCAGCTGGAATCGCCTGACGATTGGAGGTGGTGTGAACTGGCAAAGCCAGATCCATTTCACCGCCACACCGTGGGATTTGGGCAAGACCGTCACCGGCGAGCAAAGCAGCTACGCCGTGGTCAACCTGATGGGCCGCTACGACTTCAGCAAACAATTGACGGCCACCTTGAACGTCAACAATCTGTTCAACCGCAAGTACCTGAGCGCGCTGGATCAGACCTTCTACACCGGCTATTACGGCGCACCGCGTAATGCCATGCTGAACCTGCGTTACTCCTTCTAA
- a CDS encoding FecR family protein produces MSSESPFYPCDATSPAEAAAQWSARLHSGRFTPADEKALEDWLQADPENEREFLAVEQLSSLASTLDKDLVNLLYGDKVPVRPDLRRRKLIRHTGALVAVAGTAGLAGLLLSPQAVYAASLQTRVGERRWVPLPDGSSLELNTGTQAELRFYEDSRHLDLIQGEVMCAVASNPQRPFIVKAGNTVVRVTGTSFTVRRDAEQVKVLVESGSVEVSSGRWWNRQTRYLAAGSGATVSPEEGLSIQPEVDVAAATAWRQGRLIVRDLSLSEVVAELNRYREQPIRIADAKIGQQRVTASFLLDEQSVVLQALQQILPLQAQTQGDGSVLLSSVP; encoded by the coding sequence ATGAGTTCTGAATCTCCCTTCTACCCCTGTGATGCCACCTCCCCTGCCGAAGCCGCCGCCCAATGGTCGGCCCGCCTGCATTCGGGCCGCTTTACTCCAGCCGATGAAAAAGCCCTGGAAGACTGGCTGCAGGCCGATCCGGAAAACGAGCGGGAATTTCTGGCGGTAGAGCAGCTCAGCTCTTTGGCCAGCACGCTGGACAAGGACCTGGTCAACTTGCTGTATGGCGACAAGGTGCCTGTTCGGCCCGATCTGCGCCGCCGCAAACTGATCCGCCATACTGGCGCACTGGTCGCCGTGGCCGGCACTGCCGGTTTGGCCGGCCTGCTGCTCAGTCCCCAGGCTGTCTACGCCGCCTCCCTGCAAACACGTGTGGGCGAGCGCCGCTGGGTTCCCCTGCCGGACGGCTCCAGCCTGGAACTGAATACCGGCACACAGGCCGAGCTGCGGTTTTATGAAGACAGCCGTCACCTGGACCTGATTCAGGGCGAAGTGATGTGTGCCGTGGCATCCAACCCGCAACGCCCTTTCATCGTCAAAGCAGGCAATACCGTGGTGCGCGTTACCGGCACCAGCTTTACAGTGCGCCGCGATGCCGAGCAGGTCAAAGTCTTGGTTGAAAGCGGCAGTGTGGAAGTGTCCAGCGGACGCTGGTGGAATCGCCAGACCCGGTATCTGGCCGCAGGCTCGGGCGCCACCGTGTCGCCCGAGGAGGGTCTGAGTATCCAGCCCGAAGTTGATGTGGCCGCTGCCACCGCCTGGCGGCAAGGCCGCCTGATTGTGCGTGATCTGTCCTTGTCGGAGGTCGTTGCGGAACTCAACCGCTACCGCGAGCAACCCATTCGGATCGCTGATGCCAAGATCGGCCAACAGCGTGTCACCGCCTCGTTTCTACTGGACGAACAAAGCGTGGTGCTCCAGGCCCTGCAACAGATTCTGCCACTACAAGCACAAACTCAAGGCGATGGCAGCGTGCTGCTGAGCAGCGTCCCATAG
- a CDS encoding RNA polymerase sigma factor → MSNSDLSRKSWLACYGEFMQSCLRRFGSAADAEDVAHDAVEALLQKDQKTLTAAHARNFLYRSARHRAIDLWRRNSRFQHLAWEELHEDAHPVTDGADAHASAEQLRRALVAALEELPLNHRRAFVLNRIEGWTQAEIARHLKLSIASVERYIALASQFVRERLRDEF, encoded by the coding sequence ATGTCCAACTCGGACCTCTCCCGCAAAAGCTGGCTGGCCTGTTATGGCGAGTTCATGCAGTCCTGTCTGCGCCGCTTTGGCAGCGCGGCGGACGCGGAGGACGTCGCTCATGACGCCGTGGAGGCCTTGCTCCAAAAAGATCAGAAAACGCTGACGGCAGCCCATGCCCGTAATTTTCTGTACAGGTCTGCGCGTCATCGGGCCATTGATCTGTGGCGTCGCAATAGCCGCTTCCAGCACCTGGCCTGGGAAGAGCTGCATGAAGACGCCCACCCGGTCACCGACGGGGCCGATGCCCATGCCAGTGCGGAGCAGTTGCGCCGTGCCTTGGTGGCGGCCCTGGAAGAGCTGCCTTTGAATCACCGACGGGCTTTTGTGCTGAATCGCATCGAAGGCTGGACCCAAGCTGAAATTGCCCGCCACCTGAAACTGTCCATTGCCAGTGTGGAGCGTTATATTGCGCTGGCCAGCCAATTTGTCCGCGAGCGCCTGCGCGATGAGTTCTGA
- a CDS encoding TerC family protein, with translation MMEFLQTMSWAAVFQIILIDILLGGDNAVVIALACRNLPAQQRVKGILWGTAGAIGLRVVLIAFALTLLAVPYLKVVGALLLVWIGVKLLIPEEDGHGNVEGGATLWKAVKTIIIADFVMSLDNVIAIAGAAQTADPDHQIGLVIFGLVVSVPIIIWGSTLVLKLIDRFPIVVTFGAALLGWIAGGMIVTDVKFVEFFGEASTSTKLIAEVVGALLIVALGHGIAAAKRKKAAQA, from the coding sequence ATGATGGAGTTTTTGCAAACAATGAGTTGGGCGGCAGTATTTCAGATCATCCTGATCGATATATTGCTGGGGGGCGATAACGCCGTGGTTATCGCATTGGCTTGCCGTAACTTGCCCGCCCAACAGCGTGTCAAGGGTATTTTGTGGGGTACGGCCGGCGCCATTGGCCTGCGCGTGGTCCTGATTGCCTTTGCCCTGACCTTGCTGGCCGTGCCTTACCTGAAAGTGGTGGGTGCCTTGCTGCTGGTCTGGATCGGCGTCAAGCTCTTGATTCCTGAAGAAGATGGTCACGGTAATGTTGAGGGTGGTGCCACTTTGTGGAAAGCCGTTAAAACCATCATCATTGCCGACTTTGTGATGAGTCTGGACAACGTGATCGCGATTGCCGGTGCGGCTCAAACAGCAGATCCGGATCATCAGATCGGTCTGGTTATCTTTGGCTTGGTCGTGAGTGTGCCTATCATTATCTGGGGTAGCACCCTGGTTCTGAAGCTGATTGATCGCTTCCCTATCGTGGTGACCTTCGGCGCCGCGCTGCTGGGCTGGATTGCCGGTGGCATGATCGTGACGGATGTGAAATTCGTCGAGTTCTTCGGTGAAGCCTCCACCAGCACCAAGCTGATTGCTGAAGTGGTGGGTGCCTTGCTGATCGTTGCCCTGGGTCATGGCATTGCCGCGGCCAAGCGCAAGAAAGCTGCCCAGGCCTGA
- a CDS encoding peptidylprolyl isomerase → MAQASARHILVSTEEKANELKAAIEGGSDFAQVAKENSSCPSARMGGELGTFGRGQMVPEFDQVVFSAPVGVVQGPVKTQFGYHLVEVTARQD, encoded by the coding sequence ATGGCACAAGCCTCCGCACGCCACATTCTGGTCAGCACCGAAGAGAAAGCGAACGAACTGAAAGCCGCTATCGAAGGTGGTTCTGACTTTGCTCAGGTGGCCAAGGAAAATTCCAGCTGCCCATCGGCCCGCATGGGCGGTGAGCTGGGAACATTTGGCCGTGGCCAAATGGTGCCCGAGTTCGATCAGGTTGTGTTCAGCGCCCCCGTTGGCGTTGTACAAGGCCCCGTCAAGACTCAGTTCGGCTACCACCTGGTAGAAGTGACTGCACGTCAGGACTGA
- a CDS encoding YaiI/YqxD family protein: MQIWVDADACPVVIKEILYRAGQRWSRHVILVANQMLRTPPSPWLRAVQVARGFDVADDYIVQHASVGDLVITADIPLAAQVLERKALVLTPRGERLDANSIGERLAMRDMMEELRSTGVDIGGPAPFSQADRREFANALDRLMMSLKTAARS; encoded by the coding sequence ATGCAGATTTGGGTTGATGCGGACGCGTGTCCCGTCGTCATCAAGGAAATTCTGTACCGTGCCGGGCAGCGTTGGAGCCGCCATGTGATCCTGGTGGCCAACCAGATGCTGCGCACCCCGCCATCGCCCTGGTTGCGGGCGGTGCAGGTGGCGCGGGGCTTTGATGTGGCGGATGACTACATTGTCCAGCACGCCAGCGTGGGAGATCTGGTAATTACCGCTGATATCCCCCTGGCCGCCCAGGTGCTGGAGCGCAAAGCCCTGGTCCTGACCCCCAGAGGCGAACGGCTGGATGCCAATAGCATAGGCGAGCGCCTGGCCATGCGCGACATGATGGAAGAGCTGCGCAGCACTGGCGTGGATATCGGAGGCCCGGCCCCCTTCAGTCAGGCCGACCGACGCGAGTTTGCCAACGCATTGGATCGCCTGATGATGAGCCTGAAAACGGCTGCGAGATCGTAA
- a CDS encoding nucleotide pyrophosphohydrolase: MTDSNRPLMNLTGLNEAVAQFAREREWDQFHSPKNLAMALTNEVGELIEIFQWLTEDQSREVGNDPKTAEAVRDELADVQIYLSRLAVVLGVDMNEAVTNKLVKNAQKYPADKVRGTNKKYTEL, from the coding sequence ATGACAGACTCCAACCGCCCCCTGATGAATTTGACTGGCCTGAATGAGGCCGTCGCCCAGTTCGCCCGCGAGCGTGAGTGGGACCAGTTCCATAGCCCCAAAAACCTGGCCATGGCCCTGACCAACGAAGTGGGCGAGCTGATCGAAATCTTCCAATGGCTGACAGAAGACCAGTCCCGCGAGGTTGGTAACGATCCGAAAACCGCCGAAGCCGTGCGCGATGAGCTGGCCGACGTGCAGATCTATTTGAGCCGTCTTGCAGTCGTTCTAGGTGTGGATATGAACGAAGCGGTCACGAATAAGCTGGTGAAGAATGCGCAGAAATACCCCGCTGATAAGGTGCGGGGGACGAACAAGAAATATACGGAGTTGTAA
- a CDS encoding HD domain-containing protein: MSSLFHPFDELAAQLLPHSSTSHNDGSHDQSHLQRVWKNVCAIQEKEGGDLRILLAATVLHDCVAVEKNSPLRSRASTLSAEQAQHILTRMDWSEQDCEAVGQAIKSHSFSANITPVSLEARILQDADRLDAIGALGIARCFYTAGRMGSSLYEPEDPKAESRPLDDKHYALDHFPAKLFKLAEGFQTRRGQEIAHERHARMERFVEEMLGEL; encoded by the coding sequence ATGTCCAGCCTGTTCCACCCCTTCGACGAGCTTGCCGCCCAACTCCTGCCCCACAGCAGCACCAGTCACAACGACGGCTCCCATGACCAATCACACTTGCAGCGCGTCTGGAAGAACGTCTGTGCGATTCAGGAAAAAGAAGGTGGGGATCTGCGGATTTTGCTGGCAGCAACGGTGCTGCACGACTGCGTGGCGGTAGAAAAAAACTCGCCCCTGCGTTCGCGCGCTTCCACTCTGTCAGCGGAGCAAGCGCAACACATCCTGACCAGGATGGACTGGTCCGAGCAGGACTGTGAAGCCGTGGGCCAAGCGATCAAAAGCCATAGTTTTTCAGCCAACATAACGCCGGTCAGCCTGGAAGCCCGCATCTTGCAGGATGCGGACCGTCTGGATGCCATTGGTGCTTTAGGGATCGCTCGCTGCTTCTATACCGCAGGGCGAATGGGCTCCAGCTTGTATGAGCCGGAAGATCCAAAAGCAGAGAGTCGCCCTCTGGATGACAAGCACTACGCACTGGATCACTTCCCGGCCAAATTATTCAAATTGGCCGAAGGTTTTCAGACAAGGCGCGGACAGGAAATCGCGCATGAACGACACGCGCGGATGGAACGATTTGTAGAGGAAATGCTGGGGGAGCTGTAA